A single window of Micromonospora sp. WMMD961 DNA harbors:
- a CDS encoding alpha/beta fold hydrolase: protein MSATTPTVEQVRSADGTPIAFERSGAGPALVLVGGAFNDRNTTRALGAALAPDFTVFGYDRRGRGHSGDTAPYEIGREIDDLAAVIAAAGGSAALYGISSGAVLAALATAQGLPVTGLVLFEPPFQVGSHVGVRKDITAQLIELIAADDRDGAVEAFLTASVGLPAEAVAGMRAQPMWGGLTAIAHTLPYDAVITAGGRLPADRLSTITAPTLAVDSTGSPQWLRDGSRAAAEAVPGGRSVSLDGGNHEVPPTTLAPALREFLLG, encoded by the coding sequence GTGAGTGCAACGACACCGACGGTGGAGCAGGTGCGATCGGCGGACGGCACCCCCATCGCGTTCGAACGGTCCGGGGCTGGGCCTGCGCTCGTCCTGGTCGGCGGCGCGTTCAACGACCGCAACACGACACGCGCGCTCGGGGCGGCGTTGGCACCGGACTTCACCGTGTTCGGCTACGACCGTCGGGGCCGTGGGCACAGTGGTGACACCGCTCCGTACGAGATCGGCCGGGAGATCGACGACCTGGCCGCGGTGATCGCGGCGGCCGGTGGTTCCGCGGCGCTCTACGGGATTTCCTCCGGCGCGGTCCTGGCCGCCCTCGCGACGGCACAGGGCCTGCCGGTGACCGGTCTGGTCCTGTTCGAGCCGCCGTTTCAGGTCGGCTCGCACGTGGGCGTCCGGAAGGACATCACCGCGCAGCTCATCGAGCTGATCGCGGCCGACGATCGGGATGGAGCGGTAGAGGCTTTCCTCACCGCGTCGGTGGGGTTGCCGGCCGAGGCAGTCGCCGGGATGCGGGCGCAACCGATGTGGGGCGGACTGACCGCGATCGCGCACACCCTGCCGTACGACGCGGTGATCACGGCGGGCGGGCGACTGCCCGCCGACCGGCTGTCGACGATCACCGCGCCGACCCTCGCGGTGGACAGCACCGGGAGTCCACAGTGGCTACGGGACGGCAGCCGGGCCGCGGCCGAGGCGGTTCCTGGCGGGCGGTCCGTCAGCCTCGACGGCGGCAACCACGAGGTGCCGCCGACGACGCTCGCCCCCGCGCTGCGTGAATTTCTGCTCGGTTGA